A single genomic interval of Pseudomonadales bacterium harbors:
- the ilvD gene encoding dihydroxy-acid dehydratase, with product MSKNSASDRRHSAIVVDGIRKAPARAMLRAVGFEDRDFAIPQVGIASTWGRVTPCNMHINGLADEVAKGVYLAGSKPVVFNTITVSDGIANGTEGMKYSLVSREVIADSIETVAGCQGFDGLIAIGGCDKNMPGCLIAMARLNRPSLFIYGGTIRPGSNHTDIVSVFEAVGANARGDLSEEQVAAIERTAIPGPGSCGGMYTANTMASAIEALGMSLPGSSAQEAVSAEKHADCRRAGAALQWLLQNDIKPSDIMTREAFENAITVVIALGGSTNAVLHLLAMADAIGVPLSIDDFTVIGKRVPVLADLRPSGRYMMSELIDIGGIAPLMKRLLDRGLLHGDCLTVSSRTLAQNLASVSDYPPGQDIILPFDRPLKADSHLRILHGNLAPTGAVAKISGKEGLRFSGRARVFHSEEDSMTAILDGSVVAGDVVVIRYEGPKGGPGMREMLSPTSAIMGRGLGNAVALITDGRFSGGSHGFVVGHITPEAMVGGPIALVENGDLITIDAERDQITLEVPEQELQRRRAAWRAPEPRYKRGVLAKYAKTVGSASEGAITDSA from the coding sequence ATGAGCAAGAACAGCGCAAGCGATCGCCGCCATTCCGCCATCGTCGTCGACGGGATCCGCAAGGCACCGGCGCGCGCGATGCTGCGCGCGGTCGGCTTCGAAGACCGGGACTTCGCCATCCCGCAGGTCGGGATAGCCTCGACGTGGGGGCGTGTCACTCCCTGCAACATGCATATCAACGGCCTCGCCGACGAGGTCGCCAAAGGCGTCTACCTGGCAGGCAGCAAACCCGTGGTGTTCAACACCATCACGGTGTCGGATGGAATCGCCAACGGCACCGAAGGCATGAAGTATTCGCTGGTATCACGCGAGGTGATCGCCGATTCCATAGAAACCGTGGCCGGCTGCCAGGGCTTCGACGGACTGATCGCGATCGGCGGCTGCGACAAGAACATGCCCGGCTGTCTCATCGCGATGGCGCGCCTGAACCGTCCCTCGCTGTTCATATACGGCGGTACGATCCGCCCTGGCAGCAACCACACCGATATCGTCTCCGTATTCGAGGCCGTGGGCGCCAACGCGCGCGGTGATCTCAGCGAGGAGCAGGTCGCAGCGATCGAAAGAACCGCGATCCCTGGCCCCGGTTCGTGTGGCGGCATGTATACCGCCAACACGATGGCATCGGCGATCGAGGCACTTGGCATGAGCCTGCCGGGCAGCTCGGCACAGGAAGCGGTATCGGCCGAAAAGCACGCGGATTGCAGGCGTGCCGGGGCAGCGCTGCAGTGGTTGCTGCAGAACGACATCAAGCCAAGCGACATCATGACGCGCGAGGCTTTCGAGAACGCCATCACGGTGGTGATCGCGCTTGGCGGCTCGACCAACGCCGTGCTGCATCTGCTGGCGATGGCCGATGCGATCGGCGTACCGCTCTCGATCGACGACTTCACCGTGATCGGCAAACGCGTCCCGGTGCTCGCCGACCTGCGCCCGTCAGGCCGATACATGATGTCCGAGCTGATCGATATCGGCGGCATCGCACCGCTGATGAAGCGCCTGCTGGATCGCGGCCTGCTGCACGGTGACTGCCTCACCGTCAGCAGCAGGACGCTGGCGCAGAATCTGGCGTCGGTGTCGGACTACCCGCCGGGCCAGGACATCATCCTGCCGTTCGACCGGCCGCTGAAGGCGGACAGCCATCTGCGCATCCTGCACGGCAACCTGGCCCCCACGGGTGCGGTCGCCAAGATCTCCGGGAAGGAAGGCCTGCGCTTCAGCGGCAGGGCGCGTGTCTTCCATTCCGAAGAGGATTCGATGACCGCGATCCTGGACGGCAGCGTGGTCGCCGGCGATGTGGTGGTGATCCGCTACGAGGGCCCGAAGGGCGGCCCCGGCATGCGCGAAATGCTGTCACCCACCTCAGCGATCATGGGACGCGGCCTGGGCAACGCCGTGGCGCTGATCACCGATGGCCGTTTCTCCGGCGGCAGCCACGGTTTCGTGGTCGGTCATATCACACCGGAGGCGATGGTCGGTGGGCCGATTGCACTGGTCGAAAACGGTGACCTGATCACGATCGACGCCGAACGCGACCAGATCACGCTCGAGGTTCCCGAGCAGGAACTGCAACGCCGCCGTGCGGCCTGGCGGGCTCCCGAACCGCGCTACAAGCGCGGCGTACTGGCGAAATACGCGAAGACCGTGGGCTCGGCCTCCGAGGGCGCGATCACGGATTCCGCCTGA
- a CDS encoding arylsulfatase: MDSIRAGSLCGVRRLFAAALAIAASLAIVVASEAAGAADATTAAQVPPLQSRPPAGAPNVVLVLLDDVGFGASSTFGGPADTPTLDALARDGLRYNRFHTTAICSPTRAALLSGRNAHAVGIGAVMNTADSRPGYRGVHIREATPVAELLRRAGYSTAAFGKWHQTPDWEISQSGPFDRWPTGQGFEKFYGFIGGETDEFAPALIEGTTPVLRPANPDYHLTQDLVDHAIRWMHAQRVLTPDKPFFVYLAPGATHAPLQAPREWIERYRGRFDAGWDAMRGQILARQKELGVVPADTVLTPRPEGMPAWDSLDDRQKKLAARLMEVYAGYLAHTDHEVGRLLQALKDSGEYDNTLFIYIVGDNGASPEGGLYGSINYMGVLQGLPEPPPPSAEQLDRIGSADSYAHYPVGWAWAMDSPFQWTKTVASHLGGTRNPMVVSWPRQIRDKGGVRSQFGHVNDIAPTILEVAGVAAPAVVDGIRQKPMDGTSLVYSFTDVNAPERHRTQYFEVFGNRAIYHDGWMASAFHNRLPWTRGVVTAEKPFEDDRWELYDLQHDYSQSRDLAAQEPQRLEKLKKLFMQEAAANQVLPLQGPSMGDPAQPSLSRGRSEFSYYPGAVGVPEVGAPQMLNRSWTVKATLDVPARGAHGVVATIGGRAAGWSLYLDGQGRPVFRYRLFDLKTVELAGAQALAPGQHELQVDFDYDGGGYAKGGRLQLQVDGAVAAEDRLPATPPAFFSIHETFDVGVDTGSYAGEYPQDAAIGYPAPDGLIERVDMRLR, encoded by the coding sequence ATGGACTCGATCAGGGCTGGATCATTGTGTGGCGTGCGTCGGCTGTTTGCCGCTGCGCTTGCGATTGCTGCATCGCTTGCAATCGTCGTGGCGTCCGAAGCCGCCGGTGCAGCCGATGCCACTACTGCCGCCCAGGTACCACCATTGCAGTCGAGACCTCCGGCGGGAGCGCCGAACGTGGTGCTGGTGCTGCTCGATGACGTCGGTTTCGGTGCGTCCTCGACCTTCGGCGGACCGGCCGACACACCGACGCTCGACGCGCTGGCCCGTGACGGCTTGCGCTACAACCGCTTCCACACCACGGCGATCTGTTCGCCCACGCGAGCAGCGCTGCTGTCGGGTCGCAACGCACACGCGGTAGGCATCGGTGCGGTGATGAACACTGCCGACAGCCGGCCTGGCTACCGTGGCGTGCACATTCGGGAGGCGACCCCGGTAGCCGAGCTGCTGCGCCGTGCCGGCTACAGCACGGCTGCGTTTGGCAAATGGCACCAGACGCCGGACTGGGAGATATCCCAGTCCGGCCCCTTCGACCGCTGGCCGACCGGACAGGGGTTCGAAAAGTTCTATGGCTTCATCGGCGGTGAGACCGACGAATTCGCCCCAGCCCTGATCGAGGGAACGACCCCGGTACTGCGTCCTGCGAATCCGGACTATCACCTGACCCAGGATCTGGTCGACCACGCCATCCGCTGGATGCACGCGCAACGCGTGCTGACCCCGGACAAGCCGTTCTTCGTGTATCTGGCGCCTGGCGCGACGCATGCACCGTTGCAGGCACCGCGTGAATGGATCGAGCGCTACCGTGGTCGCTTCGACGCCGGCTGGGATGCGATGCGCGGGCAGATTCTCGCGCGCCAGAAGGAGCTTGGTGTCGTGCCGGCGGATACGGTGCTCACGCCGCGCCCCGAAGGCATGCCGGCCTGGGACAGCCTGGACGATCGGCAGAAGAAGCTGGCTGCGCGCCTGATGGAGGTTTATGCAGGCTATCTGGCGCACACCGACCATGAAGTCGGCCGCCTGCTGCAGGCGCTGAAGGACAGTGGCGAGTACGACAACACGCTGTTCATCTATATCGTCGGTGACAATGGCGCCTCGCCCGAGGGTGGTCTCTACGGCAGCATCAACTACATGGGTGTGCTGCAGGGTTTGCCGGAGCCGCCACCGCCGAGTGCCGAACAACTGGATCGCATCGGCAGTGCGGACAGCTACGCGCATTATCCGGTCGGCTGGGCCTGGGCGATGGACTCGCCGTTCCAGTGGACCAAGACGGTGGCCTCGCATCTGGGTGGGACGCGCAATCCGATGGTCGTTTCCTGGCCAAGACAGATCCGCGACAAGGGCGGGGTGAGGAGCCAGTTCGGCCATGTGAACGATATCGCGCCGACGATTCTCGAGGTGGCCGGCGTTGCCGCGCCCGCAGTGGTCGACGGGATCAGGCAGAAGCCCATGGATGGCACCAGTCTCGTTTACAGCTTCACCGATGTGAACGCCCCGGAGCGGCACCGAACCCAGTATTTCGAGGTGTTCGGCAACCGTGCCATCTACCACGACGGCTGGATGGCGTCGGCTTTCCATAACCGGCTGCCGTGGACGCGTGGGGTAGTGACCGCAGAAAAGCCGTTCGAGGACGATCGCTGGGAGCTCTACGACCTGCAGCACGATTATTCCCAATCGAGGGATCTGGCAGCGCAGGAGCCGCAGCGGCTCGAAAAGCTGAAGAAGCTGTTCATGCAGGAGGCGGCTGCCAACCAGGTGTTGCCGCTGCAGGGGCCGAGCATGGGTGATCCTGCGCAGCCCAGCCTGAGTCGCGGGCGCAGCGAGTTCAGCTATTACCCGGGAGCAGTCGGCGTTCCGGAGGTCGGGGCGCCGCAGATGTTGAACCGCTCGTGGACCGTGAAGGCGACACTCGACGTGCCTGCACGTGGCGCGCACGGCGTGGTCGCGACGATCGGCGGCAGGGCGGCCGGCTGGTCGCTGTATCTGGACGGGCAGGGGCGGCCGGTGTTCCGGTACAGGCTGTTCGATCTGAAGACGGTCGAACTGGCGGGTGCACAGGCGCTGGCGCCGGGGCAGCACGAGCTGCAGGTCGATTTCGACTACGACGGTGGCGGCTACGCCAAGGGTGGTCGTCTGCAGCTTCAGGTCGATGGCGCAGTCGCGGCCGAGGATCGACTGCCTGCGACGCCGCCCGCGTTCTTCTCGATCCACGAGACTTTCGATGTCGGCGTGGATACCGGCTCGTACGCCGGTGAGTATCCGCAGGATGCCGCAATCGGCTATCCGGCGCCGGACGGTCTGATCGAACGCGTGGACATGCGGCTGCGCTGA